A window of the Eremothecium cymbalariae DBVPG#7215 chromosome 5, complete sequence genome harbors these coding sequences:
- the FMP23 gene encoding Fmp23p (similar to Saccharomyces cerevisiae YBR047W) — protein MLPLTFRRSLFFTARISSKSLLDRPIMPPAFGVKQSEYKQLPEDSNYIERFYTELDQFRNEFLIPHHKKSYSDFNDSPNDLVFELDKYIELHVIPKYYAGTTISLANKLVVDRFLDFSRGVKTTLRLNGGHTFIFDMLLQSKKVFDDLQKKCPPN, from the coding sequence ATGCTTCCACTTACCTTCAGGAGGTCTTTATTCTTTACCGCTAGAATATCTTCTAAATCGCTGCTTGATAGACCCATCATGCCCCCTGCGTTTGGAGTCAAACAAAGCGAATACAAGCAACTCCCTGAAGACTCCAATTATATCGAGCGATTCTACACTGAACTTGATCAATTCCGTAACGAATTCCTAATACCCCATCATAAGAAATCATATTCCGATTTTAATGACTCCCCAAATGATCTGGTTTTCGAACTAGACAAATATATAGAGTTGCACGTGATTCCAAAATACTACGCAGGCACCACCATATCACTAGCTAATAAGCTTGTTGTCGACAGGTTTCTGGATTTCTCAAGAGGAGTTAAGACTACTTTACGTCTAAACGGCGGTCATACATTCATATTTGACATGCTACTGCAAAGTAAAAAGGTATTTGACGATTTGCAGAAGAAATGCCCGCCTAACTAA